The Maledivibacter sp. region GAAATTGTTTCCCCATCTGACTTGTTTATTTTTTCATGTGCCTAATAATACTTTTGAAGGTGATAAGTATGGATAGAAAAAATAATTTCTATATCATTGATAATAATTCAGATAAAAATTTATGGTGCTTTTATCTATATAATGGCGGCCTTTACTATCAAAACAATAAAGATACTTTTAAAGATGATATAAAAATAATCGATGATGTGAAAACCTATGATTTGTGTATCGATAACCATCAAAGGATTCATATTCTATGTGTTATACATTCTGGTGAGCTGGTTTATCTTGTATTTAAAGATGATCAATGGTATAAGAATACTCTACATACTTTCCCTAGGGATTCAAATGGTATTGACGAAGTAAATATCATAACAATAAATGATATTATTCATATATTCTATAACTTTAGATTTATAGCTCCTAATATTAAATTCTATAATTATAAATCCTTTATAATGCATGGTTACAAAACTGAATATGAATGGGTTCAATCATATATTGGCACATTTCATAAACCTAATAATCCAAAATACTTTATTGAATTTGACTCAGAACAAAATTTACATTATTTTTATTTAAGTCAAAATCGAAAATCTGCCTCTATTAATACCTTAGTATTTAATAAAAAGATAATGAAATGGTTTGAACCAAAAAGTATTAAACTAAGTATTCTCAATACTGAACTACTACAGGTTTTAATAGATACAAGTAATAAAATTCATTTTATTTTCAAGGACATGAATACTGAGCAAGTTTATCATTATTCTATAGATAACAATTCATCGGATAAAAATAATAAATATAGCTTAATTACTTCTAGTAAAGATACATATGATTTTAAAATATTAGAATATAATAGAAAGCTATGTGTAAGTTGGATATCTGAAGACTCTATATCATATATCTTATCCCATGATCTAGGAAAAACATGGACTGATATCTCAAAGCATCCTTTATCAAAGCTAAAGGAATTAAAATATATAAATCTAGATAGGAAAAAAACATCACCTAAAGCCATTTCTTCCTTTGGCTACTTAGAAAATAATGGGGTATTTATACTAGGAATCAATGATATCCCCAAATCCCATAATAATGTTGTAAAAGCAGATAGAACTAATAATAAATTATCAAATATAGTAACCCTAGATGCCAAAGTTGATGAAGATATAACCCCCACCATAAATGATAATAATGATTTACATTCAACCCTCAAAGAAAATGGCTCAAAATCTACTCCCTTGGATACAAGGGAAACAGAAAAAAAGGAACAATCCCTATGGAAAAAAATAACCAACTATCTTACATTAAAGGAATGATTTTTTAACCCTATTTGGATTAATCAAGTAGGGTTGTTGTTTTGTACCATAAATTGGATGTAAAATTTTGTAGAATATTGTATATTTTTTTGATATCATATTTATGAGTACAAAAAAATAATAGATAGGTGATAAAATGAATATGAAAAAGACTATTTTGAGACTTACTTCTATGGCTATTCTTTCCACCACTCTAATATCCTTTATTACTATAACCTCCTATGGTGCCACATACTATGGTTCACATTCATATAACTCTTCTTCAAGCAATTCGATTAATAGATATTACTCTAGAAATAATAATACTTCATCATCGGGCTCTGTAACAAGGTATTATTCTAGAGATACTCAATCCCATGATGTAACTAATTCTTTAAATACTCAAAGTGATAACTTAAGTACTAGTACATCCCTAGATAATAGTAGTTCTTCCTCCACAATAAGTGATGATATTTCATTTAAGGCAGACGCATTAACGGAAAAAATGTTCACCCTTATTAATAATGAACGAAGAAAAAATGGGCTTGAAGAACTTATTCTTGATGAGAAATTGACCTCTGTAGCGAGACTTAAGGCTAAGGATATGGTAGCGAATAACTACTTATCCCATACCTCCCCAACCTATGGAAGTATTTATACCATGATAAAAAGTGCCGGTATAAAGTATAATAATGCAGGCGAAAACATAGCAAAGGCATTTAGTGTTGATAGCGCTCATAATAACTTTATGCACTCATATATGCATAAAAGAGCCATCCTAGCTGATCATTTTACCCATGTAGGTATAGGTATAGAAAAGGAAAAGAATGGTATGTATAAAATCTCAGTAATGTTTATAGAAGCTAAATAAAACATAAAAGAAGGCTGGTTATTTTCAGCCTCCTTTCAGATTGTTGACGAAGTCAACAAGATGTTAGGCTGCCTAATAATTCGGAGTTGGAGGCGTGCTGAAACCGAGAGACCGTAGCGTATACAGACATACGTAAGGGTTCTTGGTTGAAGCAACAACGAAGAAATTCGGGTTTTTAGGCAACCTAAAAGAAGGCTGATTATCTTCAGCCTCCTTTTTCTCTTTCTTATTCTTCCTCTTCTTCTTCAATTATCTTTACATTAACTTGATCTGGGAACAGCTTAGGGAATTCTACACATAATCCACCTTGCTCTTCATAATCACAGAAGCCAGTGGATAATACACAAAGCTGTACAGGAACTTTAACTTTCTTTTCACATGTAATACAGAATACTAGTATAGGCCCAGTAATTACTAGTTTTCTACCTTGAACTTCTAAACTATCAAGTCCAAATGGAAGTATTAAGTCACATAGCACTCCACAGAAAACTGCTAAAGATGGCTTCATAGCCGCAGCTGTTGACGGTATACATAATCTTGCAAACTTTCTAAGACTTATAGGATCAAATGTTGAATCAGAAATGGTAGTACTAACTGAGAACCTTTTTCTATCTCCACTTGTAGTTAAAACTGTACCACTGATTTTGACTTCTACTTCACCTGTAACTCTTATTCTCTGATCTACTACTATCGGTGTGCCTTTACCCTTTGCATCACATTCTGAAGTATCTATACATGCTAAGTTTATCTGTCTTCCTGCAGGCCCTGGTACAAAGGTAGGATCACAAGGTGTTTGTTGTCCATTTATGGACAATACCCTGTCAGTTACTATAAGTCCAGTGCTGTTACATGTTATTCTTACATTGAGAAATTTCTGAACATCTCTTCCTGGGATTGGGAAATCGGGTATTTCCAGCACTTCCAACACTCTATCTACTTCATCTCTTAGTATAGTAGCATCATATACTTTTTCAACAAATATACATTCATTGGTTATGATATCTGGATCATATTCTGCAGGTGTTATACATCCCGTATTGGCGGCACAGCAATTTCTTCTGTTGTCATTGCTAATACCAGATTCATTGTATGTCCTTTCGCCCATAATCTTAATATACCCTCCTTACTAAATTTTTGATTTTTTAATTTCATCCTTCGAACATTGCAACAAGATCGATCGCTTATCAATAAAGCAACATAGTCTATATGTCTACTTTAGTATATGAATCACTCATTTTATTTGTTACAAATTGAGTTATATATTTTGAAAGTAATAAATATATTTTTTATAGGAATTTAAGGAATAATTATGGGACTCTAATCATATAATTTTTCAAGTCAAAACTTATTAGGGTGATAAATATGACTTTTTTAAATAAAAATCAAACTATTATCAGAAAGTCTAATGGTGATATACTAAATTTCTATGTTAAAGAAGGGTGTCTATTTAACAGAGAATTTTTTTATAAAACCGGCTGGGATAAGCCTATTTCCATTATAGAGGACTTAAAACATAGCCAATTAGATATAAAGATCGATAATAATGATTTTATATATGGTATTGCTAGTAATATAAAAGGAGAAATACTATATTTATTCTCAAACAATAATTCAATACACTTGGATACATTATTTAAATATGACATCAATAAATATTCTGTAAAGTACCCTTATATAGAAAAATTTAACAATACCATTACTATTGCCTATTACTTACATGAAATTAAACATAAAAGGGAATGGATGATCGCCTTTCATTATTTTGATGGTATTAAGTGGTCTCATAAGCATATATATTCAATTAAAGCTTTTCCTATTATTAATCCCTTCCTAGTTTTAATTGACGATAAATATACAAATATATTTTATTTCGATCTTGTAAATGGCAAAGAAGAAATTTTTATTAGACAATTTTCTAATAATCTTAAAGCATGGGAAATGCCTATACAACTTACAAATTCAAATAACCAGAAACTCTATTTAAATGTTTTAAAAGATAAATCAGGTATTTATCATATAACCTGGTCAGAATTTTTAAAGCAAAATTTAGTTGTTAGATATCTTAAGGTTTCCCTTAAAGAAAATAATTTCTTTGCCAATGATATAATTTCTCTTTCAGAGCCTGCTAATTGCTCATTTCCCACCTTTGTAAAGACAGGAGATGCTTTATGGTCCGTATGGACACAAATGGATAAATTATATAGTTGCTATTCCCTGGATTGTGGCAATACTTGGTCTGATCCAAGGATTGATACAAAAAGTGAAAATTCTATATTCATTAGGTATCGTTTTCTTTCAAATAATCATCAAGACCTAAGAAATTTCAATCTCAATAATATATTTGGAACAAGTTATCCAATAATGTCCTTCCTAGGATTTAAGAATATAAAATGATGCACCACCTAGTATTTCTTTAAAACCCTATATATTTTTTCATTATTTTCATAACATAATTTATATATCTTGAAAACATCCAGCTTACTTTTACGGATTTTTTCAAGTACAAATTGATATGCCCTTTCGTCTATTCTGATAGCCATACTACAACTTTTAGCAAGATATCCAGGTGCATTATACAAAATTGAATGATATCCTTCATCATCAAGTAAACTTTCTAAACGAAAAGCATGGGTTTTTGAGTTGAATACAACAATAATTCTCTTTTTTTCTGTCATATAATCATCCTTTTACAAAGTCTTACTTTAGTATATTCCCATGGACTTCACGGAGTTACTAATTGTATATTCCTTTATTTTGGAGATGTCCCTTATTTCAAATATACAAAAAAACCTTCACCAAATATGATTACTTTCATAGAGTATAATAGGATGTATTTTCATATTTCTAAATCGAGGTGTTCAATTTGGTAGAAGAATCTTTAAAGGCAAATGAAATAGTTGTTAAGCAGGATTGTATAGATATATCCTCTAACATAATTGAATCCTGCAAAAATGTACCCGTGGAGATAGATGGAATCACAAAGGGTGTAATAGGTAAAATACCCGTTGTTTTAGCACAATTAAATGTACAGCTTAATGTTTCAGCTAAAATAGATTTCCCAGAAATAGCCTTGGAAATAAAGGACATTACACAAAGACTTATGATAACTCAATGCAGACTGATACAAGAGACAAATACATTATTTATAAAGGGCCTTGTTCGTAAAAATATAAACTATTCCACAATAGAAAGACGCCCAACCACAGAAGAAATATGTGGGGATATACGTCACTGTACTGTGGATATTCCCTTTGTATGTACTACCCCTGTTAAGTTCAATGGTCTACCCCCGGCTAAAATTATTCCCACAACTTCAAAAAAGTTTGAGTATTTTAAAAAACAAGACTTACCAAATGATTATGCTGAAGGGGATGAACTTCTATCAATGGATACCTCTGAATTTAATCAAACAAGTACAGAGTACTATAACGACCTACCCTACTGTGAATTAGTACAAAGTAAGATCATTGATGTTAACGAATACCTAAATCGAAAAATAATAAAGGATGGCCCATTGGAAGAAGGGGTTTTTAGAAAACTTGAAGAAAAAATGGTCATAAACCTTGTTCTCATAATTCTACAAAAAAGGCTAGTTAAAATTAACTGAGCAAATTGCATAATTACTTTCTATAAAAACCATCTAACACATGTAGTTCTAAAATCCCAATAGCTATACCATCAAATATGCTTATATCTTAAGCAATTAAATATAGGATGATATTCGCATATGTGATTCTGCCAAGTAAGAGTTATGCAATTTCCTCAACTAAGTTTAAGTTATTTAATTATATAAATATAGCCCTAGGACATAAATCATAGGGCTATATCATAATTTTTCTCTTTAAAAAGCTAGGTTTGATTTATAGTATCTTTCTAATAATAATCTCCCGTTGCTTGAGCAAATGCTGTGATATGGCAATTTGTGACACAGAAGCTGCACTCATCCAATTCCATTGGAACACATCTTACAAAATATTCACAGCAGCCGGGACATGTGTTGCAATCACAGTATACGAAGGTGAAGGATTGAGCAAAGTTATCTCTTTCGTCTGTTATTTCAAATAACCAAGAATTTAATGATGTTTCATAGCCATTATTACATTTTCTAACTAGTTCAAATTCAAATTTAATTGTTCCGTCATGTCCTCTTCTAAAGGGAACAAAATGAACATTGCTAGCAAATTCGATTTTTACTGCTGGTTTGCATAAACATGTTGTATCTATTGTAACAGTTGCAAGTGTCTTTGGTCTGCCAGCTTGACTTGGACTGGTTAGAGAAATACTTTCACCATTATCAGCAAAGGTGAATCCATTGCCTTGACCACATTCCATGATTATTGGTCTTGGTAATGGATGACCTGGCTTTTTACATTGCACACAATCCCTTTTAATGGGAATCCTTTTCCCATCATATTCCCTATAATCATCTTCTCTCCACTCATAATAATCTCTTGACATTATTGTGCCCCCTAATACATATTTTTTTACAAGCAAATAGCTTCGACAACAATACATAATTAAGTTTATACTGTTCCCAGCACCTCTCTACTTGCACTACATGCTATTCAGTAAAAAGAAAATTGTTACAAGCTTTATATATTAATTAAACCTTTAATCTCCCTGTATTTCATGGTTCCAAATTAATAGTACTTAGCTAACTGTGCAATAAACTTACTCCATTTTATTTTCAAATCAGGTCTTTCTTCCTCTAAAATCTTTAAGAATTGTTCTAAAACATCCTCCCTTTTCAAGGTTATCAATAATGACTTATACATACAGTTCCTTTTCCTTCTAGGATCCACAACCTTTATGCTTTCATCTGCCTGAATAAAAACATGTCTTCCTAATCCATCTAATCTTATTTCCAGTCTTTCAAATTCTTCGGCAAATTCAATTAAGTTTAATGCTAGCTTCTTAGAAATCCCATTTTGCTGAATATACTCCTTAATAGGAATCCCTTTAATGTGTTCTCTCAGCATAAATCGTCCCTTGCATTTTAATATCCTTGGAAAATATTTATTTCCTTCTAGTTTCTTCAAAACTTTGTATTCTCTTCTACACAATCCGGTTTTTGAATATGCCTTTAAAGCATCTCCATTCGGAGTAAGAAACACCCTTCCTTCTACTCCTTTTCCGAGAAAGACAAGTTCACTAACCTCCATTCCAAAAATCTCTTTACTCACTTTAAATACCTCCTATGTTAACTAATTTGTTCTCTATATAGGGCTTTTAGATTAATGGCTTACTTTAAATAAGAGGTGTATTACTTAAGCCCTTTGATTGATAACAAAGAGCTTAAGTTTTTCTAAAATATATATTTTAAGCTACGCTATATTCTTAATAATAGCCCTTTCCTTGGGCAAATGCTGTGATATGACAGTTTGTAACACAGAAGCTGCATTCATCTAATTCCATTGGGACACATCTCACAAAATACTCACAGCATCCAGGACAAGTATTACATTCGCAATACATAAAACTAAATGTTTGAGCAAAGTTATCCCTTTCGTCTGTTATTTCAAACAACCAAGAATTTAATGATGTTTCATAACCATTGTCACATCTTCTAACTAACTCAAATTCAAATTTTATTGTTCCGTCCTGGCCCCTTCTAAATGGAACAAAATGAACATTACTAGCAAATTCAATTTTTACTGCTGGTTTGCATAAACAAGTTGTATCTATTGTTACATTTGCTAAAGTCTTAGGTCTACAGGCTTGACAAGCACTGGTCAAAGAAATACTTTCACCATTATCCGCAAAGGTGAATCCATTTCCCTGTCCACATTCCATCAATATTGGTTTTGGTAGTGGATGCCCTGGCTTTTTACATTGTACACAATCCTTACCCTTGTAATCACAATAATCCGATGTCATTGTTAATCCTCCTTTTCAAAAAATTTAGTACCTAGAAGCAAGATACCAGAAATTATTTCTATCATTCATTCTAGCCCAGTAAATAGCTGTCCTTCCTGTCCTCTTGCACTATATCCTATTCCATAATTTAAAAAGTGTTCCAAGCTTCATAGAAAATTACTACATACAAATTGAGCTTTATACCACACTCTATATCTCAATTTTTATATTGAATTGCACTAAATTATCAAATCTGAATATATATAAGTTGAAAGGAGGTTATTAATACAAGCTTTCAAAAAGGTAGGTGTGGAAATGCCAAGGTCCCATGAAGAGCATGAGTCAATAATAAAAATTATTGATGATCATGAAAATAGAATAAGAAGTCTTGAACTTAATGAAGCAAGAATCAATGAAAAGCTTGAATGTTTAATAGAAAAAATTGATAGTCTAATGACTTGGATAAAGGCATTAGTGATGATGGGTCTTACATCATTGGTAGGATTTCTATTTTGGTATTTAAAAACTTTCATAAATAAATAGAATAAAGCAGGATATCAGTATCCTGCTTCATTCTATTTATTTAATTTTTTATAGATGTATTCTGAAGTAGCTAATCTAAGCAACGATCCATATTCTATGTTGAAGCTTATTTCATCTCCAACTTTATAATCCCTATCAGTATCTGTCACATCTATAATAAGATGATCGCTACTTGCTCCAAAAATCCTGATTTTATCATCGGTTGGAGTAATACTATCGGGATTTACATCCTGTCTACCCACTGCTAAAATAGCTCTTTTCCTAATCCCTATGTCCTCAAAGATTGGCTTGTTTCCAAAGGCATCCATTCCGATCTCACCTATTGGTAAGCTTGGTTTTTCTTTAAGCTCAACTATTTCCGCTATAAGCTGAAAGGCATCCTGGTAGGTATCTTCGATTGGATTTCCATAGGCTGTTTCTCTACCTAATACTATTGCTTCTCCTAATCTTAAGTTGTTAATTCTTTTAGGTACTCCCTTTTTTTCTAATAAATCTAAACTACTTGAATTT contains the following coding sequences:
- a CDS encoding serine/threonine protein kinase, translating into MSKEIFGMEVSELVFLGKGVEGRVFLTPNGDALKAYSKTGLCRREYKVLKKLEGNKYFPRILKCKGRFMLREHIKGIPIKEYIQQNGISKKLALNLIEFAEEFERLEIRLDGLGRHVFIQADESIKVVDPRRKRNCMYKSLLITLKREDVLEQFLKILEEERPDLKIKWSKFIAQLAKYY
- a CDS encoding CAP domain-containing protein, translating into MKKTILRLTSMAILSTTLISFITITSYGATYYGSHSYNSSSSNSINRYYSRNNNTSSSGSVTRYYSRDTQSHDVTNSLNTQSDNLSTSTSLDNSSSSSTISDDISFKADALTEKMFTLINNERRKNGLEELILDEKLTSVARLKAKDMVANNYLSHTSPTYGSIYTMIKSAGIKYNNAGENIAKAFSVDSAHNNFMHSYMHKRAILADHFTHVGIGIEKEKNGMYKISVMFIEAK
- a CDS encoding DUF3343 domain-containing protein, which encodes MTEKKRIIVVFNSKTHAFRLESLLDDEGYHSILYNAPGYLAKSCSMAIRIDERAYQFVLEKIRKSKLDVFKIYKLCYENNEKIYRVLKKY
- a CDS encoding DUF4489 domain-containing protein, producing the protein MSRDYYEWREDDYREYDGKRIPIKRDCVQCKKPGHPLPRPIIMECGQGNGFTFADNGESISLTSPSQAGRPKTLATVTIDTTCLCKPAVKIEFASNVHFVPFRRGHDGTIKFEFELVRKCNNGYETSLNSWLFEITDERDNFAQSFTFVYCDCNTCPGCCEYFVRCVPMELDECSFCVTNCHITAFAQATGDYY
- a CDS encoding DUF4489 domain-containing protein, which encodes MTSDYCDYKGKDCVQCKKPGHPLPKPILMECGQGNGFTFADNGESISLTSACQACRPKTLANVTIDTTCLCKPAVKIEFASNVHFVPFRRGQDGTIKFEFELVRRCDNGYETSLNSWLFEITDERDNFAQTFSFMYCECNTCPGCCEYFVRCVPMELDECSFCVTNCHITAFAQGKGYY